From a region of the Roseivirga sp. 4D4 genome:
- a CDS encoding hybrid sensor histidine kinase/response regulator: MHINRLLLFLLLTLSTLNGFGQRNSFQNSHSIYSADEEIIEADEILVYRDDENRLIIDDVRQLQASDFIHLDDISIFNKDATYWAYFRLVSRADQDIDFVLHGGRNGKETYYLIRDEEVSVKKTGYHFPSGERDIRQGYPTRINMTLPAEETVHVYIKVESTDFNPIDIRASLVPKDIWTNRLENMNLLEGIFSGILFVVIILAFFIFGYTRERVFLFFAIYALSNMVYFLNMHGIIELYVLTNLIDPIPSLWILPLLSAAAYFTFSRFFLETHIDQPKWDRLLTVLSYFSLAMFLALSTYLFLTGNMYFAIAVMHITILVLSAFALVLIVRAARTNNIIAKYFAYGTMFFLASVLIVVVGQLIEASSNIPILVQGGIIVEIVVFSLGISHKLKRQFEDHDITQRSLILQLRKNERLQIDINQELEEIVADRTQQIKKQNQALKEARQEAEKATKDKSDFLAVMSHEIRTPLNAIISLSHIMEIDNKDKEMKEYIDALKFSAEGLHSLINDILDYNKIEAGKLRLESTEFSLIDLLRNLGESFKYKANNKGIELKIEIGEHLPDRLFGDPTRLTQILNNLISNAIKFTHEGHIHIKAVLAGIKDETAKVAFSVADTGIGIPEDKLQAIFEEYEQASEETTREYGGTGLGLSIVKKLLDLMESKIQLRSIEDKGTTFGFEIDFKIDPEFDMIDLQQQDRDKDLNQRKILVVDDNDMNRLVLKRLFQIWNASFDDADNGYDALDKIQETEYDVVLMDIEMKPINGFDTTNQLRKMRPDGTPKVIAMSAHNASEFEIELKQFGFVDFVHKPFDPEDLFQKLNLYTNRQNEQ; the protein is encoded by the coding sequence ATGCACATTAATAGACTCTTACTCTTTTTACTACTCACCCTCAGCACCTTAAATGGCTTCGGACAAAGGAATTCTTTCCAGAACAGCCACTCCATCTATTCTGCCGATGAGGAAATAATTGAGGCAGACGAAATCTTGGTCTACCGTGATGATGAAAATAGACTAATCATTGATGATGTTCGTCAACTACAAGCATCTGATTTCATTCACCTGGACGACATCTCCATTTTCAATAAGGATGCTACCTATTGGGCTTACTTTCGGCTTGTAAGCCGAGCTGATCAAGACATAGACTTCGTGCTTCACGGTGGGCGAAATGGAAAGGAGACCTATTACCTGATTCGGGATGAAGAAGTCAGCGTAAAGAAAACCGGTTATCATTTCCCAAGTGGCGAAAGAGATATTAGACAGGGTTATCCTACCAGAATAAACATGACCCTGCCGGCTGAAGAAACCGTTCATGTTTACATTAAAGTTGAAAGCACAGACTTTAACCCTATTGACATAAGAGCTTCTTTAGTACCCAAAGATATATGGACTAACAGGCTTGAGAACATGAATCTGCTTGAAGGAATCTTTTCAGGCATACTGTTTGTCGTGATCATTTTGGCCTTTTTCATTTTTGGATATACGCGCGAGCGGGTTTTCCTATTCTTTGCCATATATGCTCTTTCTAACATGGTCTATTTTCTCAATATGCATGGCATCATTGAGCTTTATGTACTAACAAACTTAATAGATCCGATACCCTCATTGTGGATTTTACCACTATTGAGTGCTGCTGCCTACTTCACCTTCTCGCGCTTTTTCCTTGAAACGCACATCGACCAACCTAAATGGGATAGGCTACTCACAGTGTTGTCTTATTTCTCGCTGGCAATGTTTCTGGCATTATCCACTTACCTGTTTCTAACTGGTAACATGTATTTCGCCATAGCTGTAATGCACATAACGATTCTAGTGCTTTCAGCATTCGCTTTGGTTTTAATTGTTCGGGCAGCTAGAACCAATAACATCATAGCCAAGTATTTTGCCTACGGTACCATGTTCTTTTTGGCTTCTGTACTTATCGTGGTAGTTGGTCAATTAATTGAAGCTTCAAGTAACATCCCTATCCTTGTCCAAGGAGGCATCATTGTAGAAATTGTGGTCTTTAGTCTGGGAATAAGCCATAAATTGAAACGCCAATTTGAGGATCATGACATTACTCAGCGATCGTTAATTCTACAGTTAAGAAAAAATGAGCGGTTACAAATTGACATTAATCAAGAACTCGAAGAAATAGTCGCTGACCGAACGCAACAGATCAAGAAACAGAACCAGGCCTTGAAGGAAGCCCGGCAAGAGGCTGAAAAAGCTACCAAAGATAAGTCAGACTTTTTGGCTGTAATGAGTCATGAAATTAGGACACCTCTCAATGCCATCATCAGTCTGTCCCATATCATGGAGATTGACAACAAGGACAAAGAGATGAAGGAGTATATCGATGCGCTCAAATTCTCAGCTGAAGGTCTTCACTCTTTGATTAACGATATTCTAGATTACAATAAAATTGAGGCGGGTAAGCTTAGATTGGAGTCTACAGAGTTCTCGCTTATAGATTTACTAAGAAACCTTGGAGAAAGCTTTAAATATAAAGCCAACAATAAAGGGATAGAACTCAAAATTGAAATTGGGGAACACCTACCCGATCGACTCTTCGGAGACCCTACAAGATTGACTCAAATACTGAACAACCTTATCAGTAACGCCATCAAGTTCACTCATGAAGGTCATATCCATATAAAAGCTGTGCTAGCCGGAATTAAAGATGAGACAGCAAAAGTAGCCTTTAGTGTGGCTGATACTGGTATAGGTATACCAGAAGACAAGCTTCAAGCTATCTTCGAAGAGTATGAGCAAGCGAGTGAAGAAACCACCAGAGAATATGGTGGTACGGGATTAGGTTTATCTATTGTCAAGAAGCTACTCGACTTAATGGAAAGCAAAATACAATTGAGGAGTATCGAAGATAAGGGCACCACTTTTGGTTTTGAGATTGACTTTAAGATAGACCCTGAGTTTGACATGATCGACTTGCAACAGCAAGACAGAGACAAGGATTTGAATCAGCGAAAAATACTTGTGGTTGATGATAATGACATGAATCGCTTGGTCCTCAAGCGATTATTTCAAATCTGGAATGCCTCTTTCGATGATGCCGACAATGGTTATGATGCACTTGACAAAATCCAAGAGACTGAATACGATGTGGTCTTAATGGATATCGAAATGAAACCAATCAATGGTTTTGACACCACAAACCAACTCCGAAAAATGCGTCCGGATGGCACCCCAAAAGTCATTGCAATGAGCGCACATAATGCTTCGGAATTTGAGATAGAATTGAAGCAGTTCGGTTTTGTCGACTTCGTTCATAAACCATTTGACCCAGAAGATCTTTTTCAAAAACTAAACCTCTACACTAATCGACAAAATGAGCAATAG
- a CDS encoding RidA family protein, protein MSNRTNYSSGSPWEDIVGYSRAVRVGNTIEVTGTVADHEGELLGGDDPYLQTKYSLDKIKATLESAGATPEDVVRTRMFVTNIDHWEAIGKAHQEVFGDIKPCTTMVEVSRLIDDKYLVEIEATAIIDQ, encoded by the coding sequence ATGAGCAATAGAACAAACTATTCATCCGGTAGCCCTTGGGAAGATATCGTTGGGTATTCTAGAGCGGTTCGGGTAGGCAACACCATAGAAGTAACAGGTACGGTGGCTGATCACGAAGGTGAGTTACTCGGAGGCGATGACCCCTACCTTCAAACCAAGTACTCATTAGATAAGATAAAAGCGACTTTGGAGAGTGCCGGAGCAACACCTGAGGATGTGGTGAGAACAAGAATGTTTGTGACTAACATAGATCACTGGGAAGCGATCGGCAAGGCACATCAAGAGGTATTTGGTGATATAAAACCATGCACCACAATGGTGGAGGTTTCCCGATTGATTGACGATAAATATCTTGTGGAGATTGAAGCGACAGCTATTATCGATCAATAG
- a CDS encoding BlaI/MecI/CopY family transcriptional regulator, which yields MKELTKAEEQVMQILWQIEKGFVKDVLAKMSEPKPAYNTVSTIIRILEKKGFVGYKAYGKTHEYFPIIDKKTYSNFYLKNFIGGYFGGSFQKLVSFFAKENDMDINDFESLMQHVEDNLKDKDE from the coding sequence ATGAAGGAATTGACAAAGGCAGAGGAACAGGTAATGCAAATTTTATGGCAGATTGAAAAAGGGTTTGTCAAAGATGTATTGGCAAAAATGTCCGAACCTAAGCCAGCATACAATACCGTATCTACAATCATCAGGATTCTTGAAAAAAAGGGATTTGTAGGCTACAAAGCCTACGGAAAAACCCATGAGTACTTCCCTATTATTGACAAGAAGACCTATAGTAACTTTTATCTGAAAAATTTCATCGGTGGATATTTTGGTGGATCATTTCAAAAGCTAGTTTCATTTTTTGCCAAAGAAAACGATATGGACATCAATGATTTTGAATCATTAATGCAGCATGTTGAAGACAATTTGAAAGACAAAGATG
- a CDS encoding DUF4159 domain-containing protein, producing MLKKSALSLLMLCLSLSLFGQKEQLKMAKLKYNGGGDWYANKTALPNLAKFCNENLRTSFDTQDAIVEAGSPEIFEYAYVYMTGHGNVVFSNSEAENIRNYLLAGGFLHIDDNYGLDPYIRLEMKKIFPELEFIQLPFDHPIYHQKFKFEDGLPKIHEHDNKPPQGFGLIYEGRLVCFYSYESDLGNGWEDKRIHNDPEEVRLKALRMGANIISFALTQY from the coding sequence ATGTTAAAGAAGTCAGCACTTTCATTGTTAATGCTTTGTCTCTCATTAAGCCTTTTTGGTCAAAAAGAGCAGTTGAAAATGGCCAAGCTCAAATATAATGGAGGGGGCGATTGGTATGCCAACAAAACCGCTCTACCCAACCTCGCCAAGTTTTGCAATGAAAACCTAAGGACATCATTTGATACTCAGGATGCCATCGTTGAGGCAGGAAGTCCTGAAATCTTTGAGTATGCTTATGTCTACATGACTGGCCATGGAAATGTGGTCTTTAGTAATAGTGAAGCAGAAAACATTAGGAACTATCTGCTCGCTGGTGGCTTTCTCCACATTGATGATAATTACGGTCTTGATCCCTACATAAGGTTGGAGATGAAAAAGATATTTCCAGAACTAGAATTCATACAACTCCCCTTTGACCACCCCATTTACCATCAGAAATTCAAGTTTGAAGATGGACTGCCAAAAATTCATGAACATGATAACAAGCCACCACAAGGTTTTGGCCTGATTTATGAAGGGAGGTTAGTGTGCTTTTATTCTTATGAGTCAGATCTGGGAAACGGTTGGGAAGACAAAAGAATACACAATGACCCAGAAGAGGTACGACTAAAAGCACTTCGTATGGGAGCGAATATCATTTCATTCGCACTCACCCAATATTAG
- a CDS encoding TIGR00730 family Rossman fold protein has protein sequence MQKIKKVCVYCASSDKIDEKYFEATRVIAKALVKNNTTVVYGGGARGLMGTLADTVIEESGRIIGIMPHFMKEVEFHHKDVNEFIFTADMHERKKQFMVGVDALITLPGGCGTFEELMEAITLKRLGIFTKPIVILNLDGYYDPLLHMLEQAIEEGFLSENHRPIWTVLTDPTRVLEAIQQSAPWSKDAIKFAQV, from the coding sequence ATGCAAAAAATCAAAAAAGTCTGCGTTTACTGTGCCTCTAGTGATAAAATCGATGAAAAGTATTTTGAGGCAACACGAGTTATTGCAAAGGCACTAGTAAAGAATAATACTACTGTGGTATATGGTGGTGGTGCCAGGGGGCTCATGGGGACTTTAGCTGATACGGTAATTGAAGAGAGTGGAAGAATTATTGGCATAATGCCTCATTTTATGAAGGAAGTCGAATTTCATCATAAGGATGTTAATGAGTTCATATTCACTGCCGATATGCATGAACGTAAAAAACAATTCATGGTTGGAGTGGATGCCTTAATCACATTGCCAGGTGGATGCGGTACCTTCGAAGAACTCATGGAAGCGATCACTTTAAAACGACTTGGAATCTTCACTAAACCCATTGTGATACTCAACCTAGATGGCTACTATGATCCTCTTCTACATATGCTTGAACAGGCAATAGAAGAGGGTTTTTTAAGCGAAAACCATAGGCCCATCTGGACCGTTTTGACCGACCCCACACGAGTTCTTGAAGCCATTCAACAAAGTGCTCCTTGGTCTAAGGACGCTATAAAATTTGCACAAGTCTAG
- a CDS encoding NUDIX hydrolase: protein MAPRPIDEKRFSEDPNNPARPGGVMVLLYPENGDIYLPLTKRPVYRGAHSGQISLPGGKVEKNDRDIVHTALRETQEEIGVENESIEVIGQLSELFIIASNFKVYPTVGVVRSQPEIVPDTREVIRVLTPSLTELRDTNRRSTKTMHFPPYTIESPYFDIDGEVVWGATAMILSELVHLIDEIY from the coding sequence ATGGCGCCCAGGCCAATAGATGAGAAGAGGTTTAGCGAAGACCCAAATAATCCGGCAAGACCTGGAGGCGTAATGGTGTTGCTTTACCCCGAGAATGGTGACATATATCTTCCTTTGACCAAAAGACCTGTTTATCGAGGCGCGCATAGTGGTCAGATTAGCTTGCCTGGAGGAAAGGTAGAAAAGAATGATCGAGACATCGTCCATACTGCACTAAGGGAAACTCAGGAAGAGATCGGTGTAGAAAATGAATCCATCGAAGTTATCGGTCAGCTATCCGAGCTGTTTATAATTGCGAGCAATTTCAAAGTTTACCCAACGGTTGGAGTGGTCCGGTCACAGCCAGAAATTGTCCCGGATACTCGAGAAGTGATCAGAGTACTGACCCCTTCTTTGACTGAACTCAGGGATACAAACCGAAGAAGTACGAAGACTATGCACTTTCCACCTTATACCATAGAGTCTCCGTACTTTGATATTGATGGTGAAGTGGTTTGGGGAGCTACCGCAATGATATTAAGCGAATTGGTCCATCTTATCGATGAAATCTATTGA